One window from the genome of Pseudanabaena yagii GIHE-NHR1 encodes:
- a CDS encoding CobW family GTP-binding protein yields MSGLRKIPITVLTGYLGAGKTTLLNHILTADHGQKVAVIVNEFGEVGIDHQLVIGTDEEIFEMNNGCICCTVRGDLIRMIGKLLERRDQFDVLVIETTGLADPAPVIQSFFVDEVLYAETVLDAVVTVVDAKHIWDHWESSEAQEQIAFADVVILNKIDLVSPTILEELEKRVRGMNAIAKLYRTLNCDIDLDQLLGLNAFDLKQALSIDPQFLTEDTHVHDSSISSVSITTTGSYSSTEVNRWLYQLVQEQGADIFRMKGILNLDDADRRFVFQGVHMTLDGRPGKPWRSEEVRQNELVFIGRNLDEQILKADFQACRLEVPVEVGG; encoded by the coding sequence ATGTCAGGATTACGTAAAATTCCCATAACGGTATTGACGGGATATCTTGGGGCTGGAAAAACCACTCTACTGAATCATATTTTGACAGCTGATCATGGTCAGAAAGTTGCTGTAATTGTGAATGAATTTGGCGAAGTCGGAATTGATCACCAACTTGTGATTGGAACCGATGAGGAAATCTTTGAGATGAATAACGGATGCATTTGTTGCACCGTCAGAGGCGACTTAATCCGAATGATTGGCAAGCTGCTAGAACGTCGTGATCAGTTTGATGTTCTAGTAATCGAAACAACTGGATTAGCCGATCCCGCTCCCGTTATTCAGTCTTTCTTTGTCGATGAGGTGCTTTATGCAGAAACAGTCCTAGATGCGGTAGTTACAGTAGTCGATGCTAAGCACATCTGGGATCACTGGGAAAGTAGTGAAGCTCAGGAGCAAATTGCATTTGCTGATGTCGTGATTTTAAATAAGATTGATTTGGTATCGCCAACCATTCTGGAAGAACTAGAAAAACGCGTGCGTGGTATGAATGCGATTGCCAAACTATATAGAACTCTGAATTGTGACATTGACCTCGATCAATTACTCGGTTTAAATGCCTTTGACCTCAAACAAGCACTGAGTATCGATCCACAGTTTTTGACAGAGGATACCCATGTACATGATTCGTCAATATCGTCCGTCTCCATTACTACTACTGGTAGTTACAGCAGTACCGAAGTTAACCGTTGGCTTTACCAACTCGTCCAAGAACAAGGTGCAGATATCTTCCGCATGAAGGGCATTTTGAATTTGGATGACGCAGATCGGCGTTTTGTCTTTCAAGGTGTCCACATGACTCTCGACGGTAGACCCGGTAAGCCGTGGAGATCTGAGGAAGTACGCCAAAACGAACTGGTGTTCATTGGTCGTAATTTGGATGAACAGATCTTAAAAGCGGATTTTCAGGCTTGTCGCCTAGAAGTCCCAGTTGAAGTCGGTGGCTAG
- a CDS encoding formylglycine-generating enzyme family protein: MKRRRLIQYASLSGLGLVCSLAPQGLATTLGRSESHSKSTKDLLSSFEFEVPIVDRRGQEVDRQTRQAHFFSTELGETSSLTMVAIPEGRFVMGETSNGQKSAQELPAHWVALKPFFMSRYPITQAQWQAVAQLPQINRPLLAQPAHFVGADRPVESVSWLEAVEFCDRLSHYTSKTYRLPSESEWEYACRAGMSTPFATGLTLTSELANYNTQFAYAAEPAAAYLPETTPVGNFGSNAFGLNDMHGNVWEWCADHWHNDYKGAPTQGQVWIKDGQSALRSLRGGSWADTPSQVRSASRSGYPADGLNRMIGFRVVHV; this comes from the coding sequence GTGAAAAGACGACGGTTAATTCAATATGCCAGTTTGAGTGGTTTGGGCTTGGTCTGTAGCTTAGCGCCTCAGGGCTTAGCAACCACGTTAGGTCGGTCGGAGAGCCATTCCAAAAGCACGAAGGATCTCCTAAGCTCTTTTGAGTTTGAAGTGCCGATCGTTGACCGTCGTGGTCAGGAAGTTGATCGGCAAACTCGGCAAGCCCACTTTTTTAGCACTGAGTTAGGGGAAACATCCAGCCTAACCATGGTGGCGATTCCTGAAGGAAGATTTGTGATGGGGGAAACCTCAAATGGTCAAAAATCAGCTCAGGAGTTACCTGCTCACTGGGTCGCACTGAAACCCTTTTTTATGTCTAGGTATCCAATCACCCAAGCGCAATGGCAGGCAGTCGCTCAACTGCCCCAAATCAATCGACCGTTGCTAGCCCAGCCTGCTCATTTTGTTGGGGCTGATCGCCCTGTCGAGTCCGTTTCTTGGCTAGAGGCAGTGGAGTTTTGTGATCGGCTGTCACATTACACCAGTAAGACCTACCGCCTACCTAGCGAATCCGAATGGGAATATGCCTGCCGAGCGGGTATGAGCACCCCTTTTGCAACAGGTCTTACGCTCACCTCTGAGTTAGCCAACTACAATACCCAATTTGCCTATGCGGCAGAACCCGCCGCAGCCTATCTACCCGAAACAACACCAGTTGGGAATTTCGGTTCTAATGCCTTTGGATTAAACGACATGCACGGCAATGTATGGGAATGGTGCGCCGACCATTGGCATAACGACTATAAAGGTGCTCCCACCCAAGGTCAGGTATGGATCAAGGACGGACAGTCGGCTTTGCGATCTCTTCGGGGCGGTAGTTGGGCTGATACTCCTTCGCAGGTTCGATCAGCTAGTCGATCTGGCTATCCTGCGGATGGTTTAAATCGCATGATTGGATTTCGAGTTGTGCATGTGTAG
- a CDS encoding DUF1636 domain-containing protein produces MNDRHILFVCTRCGSSHKTKQYMAKSEGEWLLEKLQTLYDDWALHDDFAIQPVECMGVCDQACAIAFVSPKKQTYLFGGLIADLANVEATAKAVLTCAGQYHAKPDGLLIYANRPEQLRSGAIARIPPYPNTTNSPRCCDNLVN; encoded by the coding sequence ATGAATGATCGACATATTCTATTTGTTTGTACGAGATGTGGTAGCAGCCATAAAACCAAACAATATATGGCTAAGAGCGAGGGTGAGTGGCTGTTAGAGAAACTCCAAACTCTATATGATGACTGGGCATTGCATGATGATTTCGCGATTCAGCCAGTTGAATGTATGGGCGTTTGCGACCAAGCCTGCGCGATCGCTTTCGTTTCCCCCAAAAAGCAAACCTATCTGTTTGGAGGGTTAATAGCTGACTTAGCCAATGTTGAAGCGACTGCCAAAGCTGTGTTGACCTGTGCTGGTCAGTATCACGCTAAGCCAGATGGTCTGTTAATCTACGCCAATCGCCCCGAGCAATTAAGATCTGGGGCGATCGCCCGAATCCCGCCATACCCAAATACTACCAATTCACCGAGGTGTTGCGATAATTTGGTGAATTAA
- a CDS encoding CbtB-domain containing protein: MTTQTYGSIQQKVASRILSVPVQSGLYVSLIALTLWTVYFTTHPAIHDKVHSLRHHTALVNCH, from the coding sequence ATGACTACTCAAACCTATGGTTCAATCCAACAAAAAGTTGCCAGCCGCATCCTCTCAGTACCAGTGCAGTCAGGGCTTTATGTTTCTCTGATAGCCTTGACTCTGTGGACAGTTTACTTCACTACCCATCCTGCCATTCATGACAAAGTACATTCACTTCGCCACCACACAGCGTTGGTGAATTGCCACTAG
- a CDS encoding transposase, protein MEATKKSYPTDLTDSQWELLKDLIPAAGTGGRKRTVDIRAVLNGIFYINAAGCAWRMMPHDLPVWQTVYHYFRYWRITNTWQEINAKLQQWYRVSEGREATPSGGCIDSQSTSP, encoded by the coding sequence ATGGAAGCAACAAAGAAATCATACCCCACAGACTTAACCGATAGCCAATGGGAACTGTTAAAAGACTTGATACCCGCCGCAGGAACAGGAGGTCGCAAAAGAACAGTAGATATTAGAGCCGTACTCAATGGCATTTTCTACATCAACGCCGCAGGCTGTGCATGGCGAATGATGCCCCATGACTTACCTGTATGGCAAACTGTCTATCATTACTTTCGTTATTGGCGCATTACCAACACATGGCAAGAGATCAACGCTAAACTACAACAGTGGTATCGAGTCAGTGAAGGAAGAGAAGCAACACCCAGTGGAGGATGTATTGACAGTCAATCAACTTCTCCTTAA
- a CDS encoding aromatic ring-hydroxylating dioxygenase subunit alpha — MLTNFWYAVEFSDEITSTPKRIKVLDQDLVIYRTDTQQIVAMQDLCTHRGAALSGGRTKGECIVCPYHGWEYQADGTCVNIPANSPDTPIPYRAKVKVYDAQEKYGWVWLFMGDRPESERIPIPELPNFDDAKLKSIHGDFLWHTHYSRVIENLLDVAHVPFVHAGAFGDKERPQIAEFTVENYPTGAGATVMVNASPPKGIWGFLASKQPSVVKTRTAFFLPNITVLEVHLVFGRLLVYNAHVPIDDQTTVSKWINLRSFFNGNWADADARKRVLKVFNQDKAIVESQRPQIVPYDLNAELHVQSDALQVEYRKMRRQFFV; from the coding sequence ATGCTGACAAATTTTTGGTATGCCGTTGAGTTCTCAGATGAAATTACATCTACGCCTAAGCGTATTAAAGTGCTGGATCAAGATTTGGTGATCTATCGCACGGACACTCAGCAGATAGTTGCGATGCAGGATCTATGCACTCATCGTGGCGCAGCTTTATCTGGCGGGCGGACTAAAGGTGAATGTATTGTTTGTCCTTATCATGGTTGGGAATATCAAGCAGATGGAACCTGTGTAAATATTCCTGCAAATTCACCTGATACACCTATACCCTATAGAGCGAAGGTTAAGGTTTATGACGCTCAAGAAAAGTATGGATGGGTCTGGTTATTCATGGGTGATAGACCTGAATCAGAGCGTATCCCAATTCCAGAATTGCCTAACTTTGATGATGCTAAGCTCAAATCTATTCATGGAGATTTTCTTTGGCATACCCACTACAGCCGTGTAATTGAGAATCTTTTAGATGTTGCCCATGTCCCTTTTGTTCATGCTGGTGCATTTGGCGATAAAGAGCGTCCACAAATTGCCGAGTTTACAGTGGAAAATTATCCGACTGGTGCGGGCGCAACTGTAATGGTCAATGCGTCACCACCTAAAGGAATTTGGGGATTTTTGGCATCGAAGCAACCTTCAGTAGTAAAAACTCGGACAGCTTTCTTTCTTCCTAATATTACGGTGCTAGAGGTACATTTAGTATTTGGGAGATTGCTCGTTTACAACGCTCATGTTCCCATTGATGACCAGACAACCGTAAGTAAATGGATTAATCTGCGGAGCTTTTTTAATGGTAACTGGGCGGATGCAGATGCGCGTAAACGGGTCTTGAAGGTTTTTAATCAAGATAAAGCGATTGTGGAATCTCAACGTCCCCAGATTGTCCCCTATGACCTTAATGCCGAATTACATGTTCAATCAGATGCTTTACAGGTGGAGTATCGCAAAATGCGTCGTCAGTTTTTTGTTTAG
- a CDS encoding transposase, with protein sequence MTQNASRIYNELIKFGSQYSQWSDVRHLGVMAWMMVGMIATGSVNLTKWLSHINTKALIAQSTQRQLSRWLNNPRINPAKLYSPVIKELIAKWKEPEIYLSFDTSQLWEEYSMIRLCVVHQGRALPLCWRVIKHRSSSVEMSSYQDMLKRASKLLPVNVKVVLLADRAFANPELVRYVWELKWQCRIRIKGNFWIYAPKHGWQTVKQLHLRLGEAKLIHNVKVHKTESKRLTDVHIAAAWESGSREYWYILSTEPTTLQTFWEYGLRFDIEENFLDDKSNGFDLESSRLRSAPAISRLCFVIALTTLFLTAQGLAVADSGYRRLVDPHWFRGLSYLKIGWNWIHTAITKNWAFLPFYSFTSYLDSHPAIASRRKHLQKLFRIEFYASTLDYAS encoded by the coding sequence ATGACCCAAAACGCCTCACGTATCTATAATGAACTAATAAAATTCGGGAGTCAATACAGCCAGTGGTCAGATGTGCGCCATTTGGGAGTAATGGCGTGGATGATGGTGGGAATGATCGCCACAGGGAGTGTGAATTTAACGAAGTGGTTAAGCCATATCAACACAAAAGCATTGATCGCCCAAAGCACGCAAAGACAACTATCAAGATGGCTGAACAATCCGCGCATAAATCCAGCTAAGCTATACAGTCCAGTAATCAAAGAGTTAATCGCTAAATGGAAAGAGCCAGAAATATATCTGAGTTTTGATACCAGTCAACTGTGGGAAGAATACAGCATGATCCGATTGTGTGTAGTTCATCAGGGAAGAGCTTTACCGTTATGTTGGCGTGTAATCAAACATCGCAGTAGTAGTGTGGAGATGAGTAGCTATCAAGACATGCTCAAACGCGCATCGAAACTGTTGCCCGTGAATGTCAAAGTAGTTTTATTAGCAGACCGAGCATTTGCTAATCCAGAACTGGTGCGCTATGTGTGGGAATTAAAATGGCAATGTCGGATTCGGATCAAGGGTAATTTCTGGATATATGCCCCCAAGCATGGCTGGCAAACAGTCAAACAATTACATCTTCGTCTTGGTGAAGCTAAGTTGATCCACAATGTTAAAGTTCACAAAACTGAGTCCAAGCGTCTTACCGATGTGCATATTGCGGCGGCTTGGGAATCTGGGAGCCGAGAGTATTGGTATATTCTCAGTACTGAACCTACCACACTCCAAACTTTTTGGGAGTATGGTCTGAGATTCGATATTGAGGAGAATTTCTTGGATGATAAATCTAATGGCTTTGATTTAGAATCTTCGCGTTTACGTTCGGCTCCTGCCATTTCTCGCCTTTGTTTTGTGATAGCACTGACCACCTTGTTTTTAACGGCTCAAGGACTGGCGGTTGCTGATTCTGGCTATCGTCGTTTGGTTGATCCTCATTGGTTTCGTGGGCTTAGTTATCTCAAGATTGGCTGGAACTGGATTCACACCGCTATCACTAAAAACTGGGCTTTCTTGCCTTTCTACTCTTTTACTTCTTATCTTGACTCTCACCCTGCTATTGCTTCTCGTCGAAAACATCTTCAGAAATTATTCCGCATTGAGTTCTATGCTTCTACTCTCGACTATGCTTCATAG
- a CDS encoding helix-turn-helix domain-containing protein: protein MPAALKVKLSIEEDKRLLEISQKEATGKRVKHRAEAIRLSSHGWKVAQIAAYFEWHEQTVREIIQRWKQNGEQGLYDLPKTGRPKQWQEEDLKYIETCLEEDGQVYNSQQLSTKLREERQVSLSSDRIRKLLKKRDGYGNEREFPTKTNRIKKLKP from the coding sequence ATGCCAGCCGCCCTCAAAGTAAAACTGAGTATAGAAGAAGACAAAAGACTGCTGGAAATTAGCCAAAAAGAAGCCACAGGAAAACGAGTAAAACACAGAGCCGAAGCGATACGACTAAGCAGCCATGGGTGGAAAGTCGCCCAAATAGCCGCCTATTTCGAGTGGCATGAACAAACAGTGCGAGAAATCATCCAAAGATGGAAACAAAATGGCGAACAAGGGTTGTATGACTTGCCCAAAACAGGAAGACCGAAACAATGGCAGGAAGAAGACCTGAAATATATAGAAACCTGTCTGGAAGAAGATGGTCAGGTATACAACAGTCAGCAATTATCCACCAAGCTACGAGAAGAAAGACAAGTAAGCCTAAGTAGCGACCGAATTAGGAAACTACTAAAAAAAAGGGATGGGTATGGAAACGAGCGCGAATTTCCCACCAAGACAAACAGGATCAAGAAACTAAAGCCATAA
- a CDS encoding transposase, with protein MSHQDKQDQETKAIKQADLDFLKLAAAAGEICLKYLDETGFSCWSPVPYGWIRQGQSKRLEQTALRGKRVSLIGVLEPEVSFDAAYRIGSITSKEYIEIMDRQADLAADLFLRHRVITVIGQDNSSTHTSKAVQLKIPEWQRKGLFLFQLPPYCSEMNPIELEWLHLKRDHLSGQMFDSEDYLMWGIEDALLSRYDSLGFDTSYFEFSYA; from the coding sequence ATTTCCCACCAAGACAAACAGGATCAAGAAACTAAAGCCATAAAACAAGCCGATTTAGATTTCTTAAAGTTAGCGGCAGCAGCAGGCGAGATTTGTTTGAAATATCTAGATGAGACGGGATTTAGTTGTTGGTCACCTGTGCCGTATGGTTGGATTCGGCAAGGGCAGAGTAAACGTCTTGAGCAAACAGCATTGCGAGGTAAGCGCGTCAGTTTAATTGGTGTGTTGGAGCCTGAAGTAAGTTTTGATGCTGCTTATCGCATCGGTAGTATCACCAGCAAAGAATATATTGAAATCATGGATCGACAGGCTGATTTAGCTGCGGATTTATTCCTGCGTCATCGTGTGATTACTGTCATTGGTCAAGATAATAGCTCTACCCATACCTCTAAGGCGGTACAACTCAAAATTCCTGAGTGGCAGCGTAAGGGCTTATTTTTATTTCAGTTACCTCCTTACTGCTCTGAGATGAATCCCATTGAATTGGAATGGTTACATTTAAAGCGTGACCATCTTTCTGGACAAATGTTTGACTCTGAGGATTATTTAATGTGGGGTATCGAAGATGCTCTGCTTTCCCGTTACGATTCTCTTGGCTTTGATACTTCTTATTTTGAGTTTTCTTATGCCTAG
- a CDS encoding transposase, giving the protein MRQAYNTDLSNEEWEIIAPMLPKPSKLGRPPKTDFREVLNGIFYITKNGCT; this is encoded by the coding sequence ATGCGCCAAGCCTATAATACCGATTTATCAAATGAAGAGTGGGAAATAATTGCACCAATGTTGCCAAAACCATCAAAATTGGGGAGACCACCAAAAACAGATTTTCGGGAAGTGCTGAATGGAATTTTCTACATAACCAAGAATGGTTGTACATGA
- a CDS encoding diflavin flavoprotein encodes MTTTKPRDVQVIYIADETYALRSRSWNRLRFEIEYALEKGTTANSFLIQGNLQALIDPPGGTFTEIYLDELRKRINILDISYVVLGHVNQNRIETLKALLAINNRLTFVCTNPGAIALRQSLEETYGDKLKIQVVRGEEVLDLGKGHVLKFIPTSTPRHPDELCTYDTKTQILYTDKFFGAHVCGDQVFDEGWSQLLGDRRYYFDSTMANQVRQVESALDKLTDIPVSFYAPGHGPMLRYGLHELVNLYRQWSENQKQQNISVALLFASAYGNTTTIANALARGITKAGVSVELINCESAEPEEIKAAIEKSSGFLIGSPTLGGHLPTQVQTALGIVLSTATKSYQAGVFGSYGWSGEAVDIIAGKLKDAGYTLAFEPIRIKFTPTEATLQVCEETGTDFAQVLKRSKKVRTTLNPGSTVEQAVGRIVGSLCVLTVKRGEISTAMLASWVSQATFNPPGITVAVAKDRAIESYMYEGDRFVLNILEQGKQLRKHFMKKFAPGEDRFADVQVEATEGGLILPDGLAYLECRVAQRMECGDHWLVYAIVENGKLLQSNGLTAIHHRKTASNY; translated from the coding sequence GTGACTACAACTAAACCCCGCGATGTACAGGTAATTTACATTGCTGATGAAACCTATGCGCTGCGATCGCGCAGTTGGAATCGCCTGAGATTTGAAATCGAATATGCGCTAGAAAAAGGAACTACTGCCAACTCATTCTTAATTCAAGGGAATTTGCAAGCGCTAATCGATCCGCCCGGAGGCACATTTACGGAAATTTATCTAGATGAGTTGCGGAAGCGAATTAATATTCTCGATATCAGTTATGTAGTTCTCGGTCACGTTAACCAAAACCGCATTGAAACCCTTAAGGCTTTACTAGCAATTAATAACCGCCTCACCTTTGTCTGTACAAATCCGGGGGCGATCGCCTTGCGTCAGAGTCTAGAGGAAACCTATGGAGACAAGCTCAAAATTCAAGTTGTGCGTGGTGAAGAAGTCCTCGATCTTGGTAAAGGGCATGTTCTGAAATTTATTCCCACCTCCACCCCACGCCACCCTGATGAGCTTTGCACCTACGACACCAAAACGCAGATTTTATATACTGACAAGTTTTTTGGCGCTCATGTCTGTGGCGATCAGGTCTTTGATGAAGGTTGGAGTCAACTCTTAGGCGATCGCCGCTATTACTTTGATAGCACGATGGCGAACCAAGTCCGTCAGGTGGAATCTGCCCTCGATAAGCTCACTGATATACCCGTTAGTTTTTATGCCCCCGGTCATGGTCCCATGCTACGTTACGGATTACATGAGCTGGTCAATCTCTATCGTCAATGGAGCGAAAATCAAAAGCAACAAAATATTTCTGTAGCCCTTCTCTTTGCCTCCGCCTATGGCAACACCACAACGATCGCTAATGCTCTGGCAAGGGGTATTACCAAGGCAGGGGTTTCCGTTGAGTTGATTAACTGCGAAAGTGCAGAACCAGAGGAAATTAAAGCGGCGATCGAAAAATCATCGGGCTTCCTGATTGGTTCACCGACCTTAGGCGGACATTTGCCCACCCAAGTCCAAACCGCCCTCGGTATCGTTCTCTCGACAGCTACTAAAAGCTATCAAGCAGGTGTGTTTGGTTCCTATGGTTGGAGTGGTGAAGCGGTAGATATTATTGCTGGCAAACTTAAGGACGCAGGCTATACCCTTGCTTTTGAACCAATTCGGATCAAGTTCACCCCTACCGAAGCTACTTTACAAGTTTGCGAAGAAACAGGTACGGATTTTGCTCAAGTCCTAAAGCGATCCAAAAAAGTTCGCACTACCTTAAACCCCGGAAGTACGGTTGAGCAAGCGGTTGGTCGCATTGTCGGTTCCCTCTGTGTATTGACGGTCAAGCGTGGGGAAATTTCCACGGCTATGCTTGCTTCATGGGTATCTCAGGCAACCTTTAATCCCCCCGGAATTACCGTTGCTGTAGCGAAGGATCGGGCGATCGAGTCATATATGTACGAAGGCGATCGCTTTGTCTTGAATATCCTTGAGCAGGGTAAACAACTTCGTAAACACTTCATGAAAAAATTTGCCCCCGGCGAAGATCGTTTTGCGGATGTGCAAGTGGAAGCAACGGAAGGTGGTCTGATTCTGCCCGATGGTTTGGCATATTTGGAATGCCGTGTCGCGCAAAGAATGGAATGTGGCGATCACTGGCTAGTCTATGCGATCGTTGAAAATGGCAAGTTGTTGCAATCTAACGGCTTAACAGCAATCCATCACCGCAAGACAGCTAGTAATTACTAA
- a CDS encoding putative quinol monooxygenase, translated as MSTQDTGCSIAPYFKIPEGKLEEFKSICDRFTAQTKTEPKCLYYGFSFYENIAHCREAYVDAEALLFHLQNVDSILQEALQVAELFRLEIHGCESELAKLREPLAPFNAQFFVLEYGFRN; from the coding sequence ATGTCAACTCAAGATACAGGTTGCTCCATTGCGCCCTATTTCAAAATTCCTGAAGGTAAGCTAGAAGAGTTTAAGTCAATCTGCGATCGCTTTACGGCTCAGACCAAAACCGAACCCAAATGTCTGTATTACGGTTTTAGCTTTTATGAAAATATTGCCCATTGCCGTGAAGCCTATGTAGATGCTGAGGCTCTATTGTTTCATCTGCAAAATGTAGATAGCATTTTGCAGGAAGCTCTTCAAGTTGCCGAGCTTTTTCGTTTGGAAATTCATGGATGCGAATCAGAGTTAGCCAAGCTCCGAGAACCATTAGCTCCTTTTAATGCTCAATTTTTTGTCCTCGAATATGGATTTCGCAACTAA